The proteins below come from a single Miscanthus floridulus cultivar M001 chromosome 1, ASM1932011v1, whole genome shotgun sequence genomic window:
- the LOC136483130 gene encoding tau-cadinol synthase-like — MAASNSTAAEARTVDPSVWGDFFIDYVPKPMQMLEGSMRERVNQLRKEVCGLFEACSDSNAVHQMNLVDTLQHLSIDHLFQEQIDATLRSIHGCGGFSSLHEVALRFRLLRTHGLWVSPDELISKFRGDDGSFRTEITNDHRGLLSLYNAAHLLTHGEVELEEAMPFARHHLGLGLLTSSLRAPLAGQVTRALKLPLPRTLKRLEALDYMSEYTQEQTYNPSILELAKLDFNLLQRLHRKELKAISQWWKDIYQEVELNYVRDRVVECFFWCYTVYYEQDLSRARTMLTKIFALMTVVDDTFDDHATLDESRKLAEALRRWDDSAVSMLPEYLKKFYLRLLRNFEDFEDELQPNERYRVAYTREAFQMTSESYLQESEWFHHNCKPSFKEHVKVSTVSVGPQTGATAMLMGMGDEATRDAFEWALRGDTAVMIFGRIARFLNDIASFNSGKSKKDVATSVECYMNEYNVTSEVAMTEIGYLIEDGWKTANRARFEHPELLPAVQRLINLTVCMPFTYRGKKDAHTSGKDMETIERLFINPIPL, encoded by the exons ATGTTGGAGGGAAGCATGAGGGAGAGGGTCAATCAATTGAGGAAGGAGGTGTGTGGACTGTTTGAGGCTTGCAGCGACAGCAACGCGGTGCACCAGATGAACCTTGTGGACACCCTCCAGCATCTGAGTATTGATCATCTCTTCCAGGAGCAGATTGATGCCACACTACGCAGCATCCATGGCTGTGGAGGATTCAGTAGCCTCCATGAAGTTGCCCTGCGATTTCGCCTCCTTAGGACCCATGGTCTTTGGGTTTCTCCAG ACGAATTGATCAGCAAGTTCAGAGGCGATGATGGAAGCTTCCGTACAGAAATAACGAATGATCATAGAGGCTTGTTAAGCTTATACAATGCAGCTCACCTTTTAACGCACGGAGAGGTGGAACTTGAAGAAGCAATGCCATTTGCAAGGCATCATCTGGGACTGGGATTATTAACAAGTAGCCTTAGGGCCCCATTAGCTGGTCAAGTAACCCGAGCCCTTAAGCTACCATTGCCAAGGACACTGAAGAGATTGGAGGCCCTAGATTATATGTCCGAATACACTCAAGAGCAAACATACAATCCCTCCATACTAGAGCTTGCAAAGCTGGATTTTAACCTACTTCAACGTCTTCACCGGAAAGAGCTCAAAGCCATTTCCCA ATGGTGGAAGGATATTTACCAAGAAGTGGAACTAAACTACGTGCGTGATCGCGTGGTTGAGTGTTTCTTCTGGTGCTACACAGTATACTACGAGCAAGATCTCTCGCGGGCTCGGACAATGCTTACCAAGATTTTTGCACTTATGACCGTGGTAGATGACACATTTGATGACCATGCTACCTTAGATGAGTCTCGTAAGCTCGCTGAAGCTTTAAGAAG ATGGGACGATAGTGCAGTTTCTATGTTACCCGAGTACCTGAAGAAGTTCTACCTAAGGCTGTTACGAAACTTTGAAGATTTTGAGGATGAACTGCAACCAAATGAGAGGTACCGTGTGGCTTACACCAGGGAAGCG TTTCAGATGACGTCTGAAAGTTATCTCCAGGAAAGCGAATGGTTTCATCATAATTGCAAACCATCTTTTAAAGAACACGTGAAGGTGTCTACGGTATCGGTCGGACCTCAAACAGGAGCTACCGCGATGCTAATGGGCATGGGTGATGAAGCAACCAGAGATGCATTTGAGTGGGCACTGAGGGGAGACACTGCTGTTATGATCTTCGGGCGGATAGCCCGTTTCTTGAACGACATAGCTTCATTCAAT AGTGGGAAGAGCAAGAAAGATGTAGCAACTTCCGTGGAGTGCTACATGAACGAGTACAATGTAACAAGTGAGGTAGCCATGACTGAGATAGGCTACCTAATCGAGGATGGATGGAAGACAGCAAACAGAGCTCGATTTGAGCATCCTGAGCTACTTCCAGCGGTGCAGCGACTTATCAACCTGACAGTGTGCATGCCGTTCACGTACCGTGGTAAAAAGGACGCACACACAAGCGGCAAGGATATGGAGACGATTGAGCGCCTTTTCATCAATCCAATACCCCTCTAG